In a genomic window of Mycolicibacterium neoaurum VKM Ac-1815D:
- a CDS encoding DUF3099 domain-containing protein, translating into MKQSPELSFDDQGRPVLITRAALPHDEQHRARVRKYLTLMSFRIPALVLAAVAYGIWHNGLISLAIIVASIPLPWIAVLIANDRPPRSASEPRRYPGAGTGRRTPLFPTAERPALQAPVRPDPSAGSPHAGHGVPD; encoded by the coding sequence ATGAAACAAAGCCCCGAGCTGAGTTTCGACGACCAAGGTCGCCCGGTGCTCATCACCCGCGCTGCACTGCCCCACGACGAGCAGCATCGCGCCCGGGTGCGCAAATACCTCACCTTGATGTCCTTCCGCATTCCCGCGCTGGTGCTGGCCGCCGTCGCCTACGGGATCTGGCACAACGGTTTGATCTCGCTGGCGATCATCGTGGCCTCCATTCCACTGCCCTGGATCGCGGTGCTGATCGCCAACGACCGCCCACCGCGCAGCGCCTCGGAGCCGCGCCGCTATCCCGGTGCGGGCACGGGCCGGCGCACCCCGCTGTTCCCCACCGCCGAGCGCCCGGCCCTGCAGGCACCCGTTCGGCCCGATCCCAGTGCGGGCAGTCCGCATGCGGGCCACGGCGTTCCCGACTGA
- a CDS encoding sigma-70 family RNA polymerase sigma factor, giving the protein MAIATASRIDSDLDAQSPAADLVRVYLNGIGKTALLNAADEVELAKRIEAGLYAQHVLDTKKRLGEAKRRDLAAVVRDGDAARRHLLEANLRLVVSLAKRYTGRGMPLLDLIQEGNLGLIRAMEKFDYAKGFKFSTYATWWIRQAITRGMADQSRTIRLPVHLVEQVNKLARIKREMHQNLGREATDEELAEESGIPVEKITDLLEHSRDPVSLDMPVGSDEEAPLGDFIEDSEAMSAENAVISELLHTDIRYVLATLDEREQQVIRLRFGLDDGQPRTLDQIGKLFGLSRERVRQIEREVMSKLRNGDRAERLRSYAS; this is encoded by the coding sequence ATGGCGATCGCCACCGCAAGCCGCATCGATTCCGATCTGGACGCCCAGAGCCCCGCCGCCGACCTGGTCCGCGTCTATCTCAACGGCATCGGCAAGACCGCGCTGCTGAACGCGGCCGACGAAGTCGAGCTGGCCAAACGCATCGAGGCAGGCCTGTACGCCCAGCACGTCCTGGACACCAAGAAGCGCCTCGGCGAGGCCAAGCGTCGCGATCTGGCGGCCGTGGTCCGCGATGGTGACGCCGCGCGTCGTCATCTGCTGGAGGCCAACCTGCGCCTGGTGGTGTCGCTGGCCAAGCGCTACACCGGACGCGGCATGCCGCTGCTGGACCTGATCCAGGAGGGCAACCTCGGGCTGATCCGCGCGATGGAGAAGTTCGACTACGCCAAGGGCTTCAAGTTCTCCACCTACGCCACCTGGTGGATCCGCCAGGCCATCACCCGGGGTATGGCCGACCAGAGCCGGACCATCCGGCTGCCCGTCCACCTCGTCGAGCAGGTCAACAAGCTGGCCCGCATCAAGCGCGAGATGCACCAGAACCTCGGTCGCGAGGCGACTGACGAGGAACTGGCCGAGGAGTCGGGTATCCCCGTCGAGAAGATCACCGACCTGCTGGAGCACAGCCGCGACCCGGTGAGCCTGGACATGCCGGTCGGCAGCGACGAAGAGGCGCCGCTGGGTGACTTCATCGAGGACTCCGAGGCGATGTCGGCCGAGAACGCCGTGATCTCCGAGCTCCTGCACACCGACATCCGGTATGTGCTTGCCACGCTCGACGAGCGCGAGCAGCAGGTCATCCGGCTGCGCTTCGGCCTGGACGACGGCCAGCCGCGCACTCTCGACCAGATCGGCAAACTGTTCGGGCTGTCCCGCGAGCGGGTCCGCCAGATCGAGCGCGAAGTGATGTCCAAGCTCCGTAACGGAGATCGGGCCGAGCGGCTGCGGTCGTACGCCAGCTGA
- a CDS encoding hemolysin family protein produces MSNPWVVALVTASLIAASAFFVAVEFALIAARRHRLEDAAPHSRSARAALRSASELSVLLAGSQLGITICTLALGAITKPAVHHWLTPAIAGWGAPSWLADVGGFVLALIIVTFLHLVVGEMAPKSWAIAHPERSATMLALPMRAFMWVTRPVIGTLNRLANWCLRKVGVEPVDQVATGQDPDALRHLVEHSATVGTLDERYHGHLVSALELEALTIGDMLRTGAEPSSVRSTATTADIQAESLRTGHLRLLVRDNGAVLGVVHVRDTVQADAGTTAADLMRPALELKVDIPAYAALRTMRETRNHLVVVTDSDGSILGLITLTDVLERLLPTADAVT; encoded by the coding sequence ATGAGTAACCCCTGGGTCGTCGCCCTGGTGACCGCGTCGCTGATCGCTGCCAGCGCGTTCTTCGTGGCCGTCGAGTTCGCCTTGATCGCGGCACGGCGCCACCGTCTGGAAGATGCGGCGCCGCACAGCCGCTCGGCACGCGCCGCGCTGCGTTCGGCGTCCGAGCTGTCGGTTCTGTTGGCCGGGTCGCAGCTGGGTATCACGATCTGCACCCTGGCGCTGGGCGCGATCACCAAACCCGCCGTGCACCATTGGTTGACCCCGGCCATCGCGGGCTGGGGTGCGCCGTCATGGCTGGCCGATGTCGGCGGGTTCGTGCTCGCGCTGATCATCGTGACGTTCCTGCACCTGGTCGTCGGCGAGATGGCCCCGAAGTCCTGGGCCATCGCCCATCCCGAGCGGTCGGCGACCATGTTGGCGTTGCCGATGCGGGCGTTCATGTGGGTGACCCGCCCCGTGATCGGCACGCTGAATCGCCTGGCCAACTGGTGTCTGCGCAAGGTCGGCGTCGAACCGGTCGACCAGGTGGCCACCGGTCAAGATCCCGATGCCCTGCGGCATCTGGTGGAGCATTCGGCCACCGTGGGCACCCTGGACGAGCGGTATCACGGTCATCTGGTCAGCGCGCTGGAACTGGAGGCGCTGACCATCGGGGACATGTTGCGCACCGGAGCCGAGCCCAGCAGCGTGCGCTCCACGGCGACCACGGCCGACATCCAGGCCGAGTCACTGCGCACGGGTCACCTCCGACTTCTGGTCCGCGACAACGGTGCCGTTCTGGGGGTCGTGCACGTACGCGACACCGTGCAGGCCGACGCCGGCACCACGGCCGCCGACCTGATGCGTCCGGCTCTGGAGTTGAAGGTCGACATCCCTGCCTATGCCGCGCTGCGGACCATGCGGGAGACCCGCAATCATCTTGTGGTGGTGACCGACTCCGACGGCAGCATCCTCGGCTTGATCACGCTGACCGATGTGCTCGAACGACTGCTGCCGACTGCCGACGCGGTGACCTGA
- a CDS encoding DUF952 domain-containing protein, producing MSTQSAFLLHLCTAEEWERARAAGEHRPASLDDVGFVHLSTPEQVHLPANRLFAGRTDLVLLHIDPRALNDEVRWEPGVPTDPESMVFPHLYGPLPAAAVTSVTPYVPAADGFFAALG from the coding sequence GTGAGTACCCAGAGCGCGTTTCTTTTGCACCTGTGCACGGCCGAAGAGTGGGAGCGGGCGCGTGCCGCCGGCGAGCATCGTCCGGCATCGCTGGACGATGTCGGATTCGTGCACCTCTCCACTCCTGAACAGGTTCATCTGCCCGCCAACCGCTTGTTCGCGGGACGGACCGATCTGGTGCTGCTGCACATCGACCCGCGGGCACTGAACGATGAGGTGCGATGGGAGCCCGGCGTGCCGACCGATCCCGAATCGATGGTGTTCCCACACCTTTACGGACCGTTGCCGGCCGCTGCTGTGACAAGTGTCACGCCGTATGTGCCGGCGGCAGACGGCTTCTTCGCCGCACTCGGGTGA
- a CDS encoding RNA polymerase sigma factor: MAATEASPATDEPVKATATKTAAKKAPAKKAPAKRAAKKAPAKKAPAKAASPRGKKDESGEEVNLGEELDGAEDLDVEPGDDLEDVEIDDLETDDETDPADADSDEEAEGDDASPAAAKPAKDGEDDIAEPTEKDKASGDFVWDEEESEALRQARKDAELTASADSVRAYLKQIGKVALLNAEEEVELAKRIEAGLYATQLMTEKAAKGEKFTPTERRDMTWICRDGDRAKNHLLEANLRLVVSLAKRYTGRGMAFLDLIQEGNLGLIRAVEKFDYTKGYKFSTYATWWIRQAITRAMADQARTIRIPVHMVEVINKLGRIQRELLQDLGREPTPEELAKEMDITPEKVLEIQQYAREPISLDQTIGDEGDSQLGDFIEDSEAVVAVDAVSFTLLQDQLQSVLETLSEREAGVVRLRFGLTDGQPRTLDEIGQVYGVTRERIRQIESKTMSKLRHPSRSQVLRDYLD; the protein is encoded by the coding sequence GTGGCAGCGACAGAGGCAAGCCCGGCAACCGACGAGCCGGTGAAGGCCACCGCCACCAAGACCGCCGCGAAAAAGGCGCCGGCCAAGAAGGCACCGGCCAAGCGGGCCGCGAAGAAGGCACCGGCCAAGAAGGCACCGGCCAAGGCCGCATCGCCGCGAGGCAAGAAGGACGAGTCCGGCGAGGAAGTGAACCTCGGCGAGGAACTCGACGGTGCCGAGGATCTGGACGTTGAGCCCGGCGATGATCTCGAGGATGTCGAGATCGACGACCTGGAGACCGACGACGAGACCGACCCCGCCGACGCGGACTCCGACGAAGAGGCCGAAGGTGACGACGCCTCCCCCGCCGCGGCCAAGCCGGCCAAGGACGGCGAGGACGATATCGCCGAGCCGACCGAGAAGGACAAGGCCTCGGGAGACTTCGTCTGGGACGAAGAGGAGTCCGAGGCGCTGCGCCAGGCCCGCAAGGACGCCGAGCTCACCGCCTCGGCGGACTCGGTGCGGGCCTACCTGAAGCAGATCGGCAAGGTCGCGCTGCTCAACGCCGAGGAGGAGGTCGAGCTCGCCAAGCGCATCGAGGCCGGCCTGTACGCCACTCAGCTGATGACCGAGAAGGCCGCCAAGGGTGAGAAGTTCACCCCGACCGAGCGCCGGGACATGACGTGGATCTGCCGTGACGGCGACCGCGCCAAGAACCACCTGCTGGAGGCGAACCTGCGACTGGTGGTGTCGCTGGCCAAGCGCTACACCGGACGCGGCATGGCGTTCCTGGACCTGATCCAGGAGGGCAACCTCGGCCTGATCCGTGCCGTCGAGAAGTTCGACTACACCAAGGGCTACAAGTTCTCCACCTACGCCACCTGGTGGATCCGCCAGGCCATCACCCGCGCCATGGCCGACCAGGCCCGCACCATCCGTATCCCGGTGCACATGGTCGAGGTCATCAACAAGCTGGGCCGCATCCAGCGCGAGCTGCTTCAGGACCTGGGTCGCGAACCCACGCCCGAAGAGCTGGCCAAGGAGATGGACATCACGCCGGAGAAGGTGCTGGAGATCCAGCAGTACGCGCGTGAGCCGATCTCGCTGGACCAGACCATCGGCGACGAGGGCGACAGCCAGCTCGGTGACTTCATCGAGGACTCCGAGGCCGTGGTGGCCGTCGACGCCGTGTCCTTCACCCTGCTGCAGGATCAGCTGCAGTCGGTGCTGGAGACGCTCTCCGAGCGTGAGGCGGGCGTGGTGCGGCTGCGGTTCGGCCTGACCGACGGTCAGCCGCGCACCCTCGACGAGATCGGCCAGGTCTATGGCGTCACGCGTGAGCGCATTCGTCAGATCGAGTCCAAGACGATGAGCAAGCTGCGCCACCCCAGCCGTTCCCAGGTGTTGCGCGACTACCTGGACTAG
- a CDS encoding metal-dependent transcriptional regulator, with amino-acid sequence MNDLIDTTEMYLRTIYDLEEEGVVPLRARIAERLDQSGPTVSQTVSRMERDGLLHVAGDRHLELTEKGRNLAVSVMRKHRLAERLLVDVIGLPWEEVHAEACRWEHVMSEDVERRLVQVLDNPTTSPFGNPIPGLSELGFGGADADEDANLVRLTELPAGSPVAVVVRQLTEHVQGDVELIGRLKDAGVVPNARVTVQVGDDPGDQGVLILMPGHQDVELPHHMAHAVKVEKV; translated from the coding sequence ATGAACGACCTCATCGATACCACCGAGATGTACCTGCGGACGATCTATGACCTCGAGGAAGAGGGCGTGGTGCCGCTGCGGGCGCGCATCGCCGAACGTCTGGATCAGAGCGGACCGACCGTGAGTCAGACCGTGTCCCGGATGGAACGAGACGGCTTGCTGCACGTCGCCGGTGACCGCCATCTCGAACTCACCGAGAAGGGCCGCAATCTGGCCGTCTCCGTGATGCGCAAGCACCGTCTCGCCGAGCGGCTGCTCGTCGACGTCATCGGCCTGCCCTGGGAAGAAGTGCACGCCGAGGCGTGCCGCTGGGAGCACGTCATGAGCGAGGACGTCGAACGGCGTCTGGTTCAGGTGCTCGACAATCCGACGACCTCTCCGTTCGGCAACCCGATCCCGGGACTGTCGGAACTCGGTTTCGGCGGGGCCGATGCCGACGAGGACGCGAACCTGGTCCGGCTGACCGAGCTGCCGGCCGGCTCCCCGGTCGCGGTGGTGGTGCGCCAGCTGACCGAACACGTCCAGGGCGATGTCGAGCTGATCGGCAGGCTCAAGGATGCCGGTGTGGTCCCCAATGCGCGCGTAACCGTCCAGGTCGGCGACGATCCGGGCGATCAGGGCGTTCTGATCCTGATGCCCGGACACCAGGACGTCGAGCTGCCCCATCACATGGCCCATGCGGTGAAGGTCGAAAAGGTCTAA
- a CDS encoding YihY/virulence factor BrkB family protein: MSDQSSTRPSRHHIWPILKRTLSKAWDDSIFSESAQAAFWCALSLPPLLLGMLGSLAYLAPLFGPDTLPTIEEQLIGTSERFFSQNVVNEIIEPTIYDIVRSARGEVVSLGFVISLWAGSSAVSAFVDSVVEAHDQTPLRHPVRQRFFALGLYVIMLVSAVLTAPFIALGPRKITEYIPESWSHTLQYGYYPVLVIALIVVVTVLYRVSLPSPLPTHRLVVGAVLATAVFLIATFSLRFYLTWITATGYTYGALATPIAFLLFAFLAGFAVMIGAELNAAIQEEWPAPVTHADRVREWISAKTDTARAGAAKSEPQPDPGDATS; encoded by the coding sequence ATGAGCGACCAGTCCTCGACAAGACCGTCACGCCACCACATCTGGCCCATCCTCAAGCGCACGCTGTCGAAGGCGTGGGACGATTCGATCTTCTCGGAATCCGCGCAGGCCGCATTCTGGTGCGCGTTGTCGCTGCCCCCGCTGTTGCTCGGAATGCTGGGCAGTCTGGCCTATCTCGCGCCGCTGTTCGGTCCCGACACCTTGCCCACCATCGAAGAGCAGCTCATCGGTACATCGGAGCGGTTCTTCTCGCAGAACGTGGTCAACGAGATCATCGAGCCGACGATCTACGACATCGTGCGGTCGGCGCGCGGCGAGGTGGTGTCGCTCGGATTCGTCATCTCGCTGTGGGCCGGGTCCTCGGCCGTGTCGGCCTTCGTCGACTCGGTGGTCGAGGCACACGACCAGACGCCCCTGCGCCACCCGGTCCGACAGCGTTTCTTCGCACTCGGCCTCTACGTGATCATGCTGGTCAGCGCGGTGCTGACCGCTCCGTTCATCGCACTGGGACCGCGCAAGATCACCGAGTACATCCCGGAGAGCTGGTCGCACACGCTGCAGTACGGTTACTACCCCGTGCTGGTGATCGCGCTGATCGTCGTGGTCACCGTGCTCTATCGCGTGTCACTACCCAGTCCGCTGCCCACGCACCGATTGGTCGTCGGCGCGGTGCTGGCCACCGCGGTCTTCCTGATCGCCACGTTCAGTCTTCGGTTCTATCTGACCTGGATCACCGCGACCGGCTACACCTATGGCGCGTTGGCGACCCCGATCGCGTTCCTGCTGTTCGCCTTCCTGGCGGGCTTCGCGGTGATGATCGGCGCCGAACTCAACGCCGCCATCCAGGAGGAGTGGCCCGCCCCGGTGACGCATGCCGACCGGGTCCGCGAGTGGATATCGGCCAAGACCGACACCGCGCGGGCCGGTGCCGCCAAGTCCGAGCCGCAGCCCGATCCCGGCGACGCTACTTCTTGA
- a CDS encoding SDR family NAD(P)-dependent oxidoreductase yields MTAAQRIAVVTGAGRGAGRGIATALGEHGWKVYGTGRTIDAAPPGGVAVRLDHADDAAVGEFFARVGADEGGLDLLVNNAAVVHDDLTGSKPFWDKPIGLGDVLDVGLRSAYVASWHAAPLLLRRPRGLIAFTSSPGSVCYMHGPAYGAQKAGIDKLAADMAVDFRGSDVATVSIWMGILLTERLRAAFAGNPEALAATAEHAETPEFTGHLIDALFADPELAGLSGHTLIGAELGERYGITDEGGRRPPSHRAWLGAPRTPSQVVVR; encoded by the coding sequence GTGACGGCAGCGCAGCGGATCGCGGTGGTGACCGGGGCCGGTCGCGGTGCCGGGCGCGGCATCGCGACCGCACTCGGCGAGCACGGGTGGAAGGTCTACGGCACCGGGCGGACCATCGACGCCGCACCGCCCGGCGGCGTGGCGGTCCGGTTGGACCACGCCGACGACGCCGCCGTGGGCGAGTTCTTCGCGCGCGTCGGCGCCGACGAGGGTGGGCTGGATCTTCTGGTCAACAACGCCGCCGTGGTCCACGACGACCTGACCGGGTCGAAGCCGTTCTGGGACAAGCCGATCGGCCTGGGCGACGTGCTCGACGTCGGTCTCCGGTCGGCCTATGTCGCCTCCTGGCACGCCGCGCCGTTGTTACTGCGACGGCCGCGGGGGCTGATCGCCTTCACCTCGTCGCCGGGGTCGGTGTGCTACATGCACGGCCCCGCGTACGGGGCGCAGAAGGCCGGGATCGACAAGCTGGCCGCCGATATGGCGGTCGACTTCCGCGGCAGCGATGTCGCCACGGTGTCGATCTGGATGGGCATCCTGCTCACCGAACGGCTGCGGGCCGCCTTCGCGGGCAACCCCGAGGCCTTGGCGGCGACCGCCGAGCACGCCGAGACCCCGGAGTTCACCGGGCATCTGATCGACGCGTTGTTCGCGGATCCGGAGCTGGCCGGGTTGTCCGGGCACACCCTGATCGGAGCGGAGCTCGGCGAGCGCTACGGCATCACCGACGAGGGCGGACGCCGCCCGCCGTCGCACCGCGCCTGGTTGGGTGCCCCGCGGACGCCCAGTCAGGTTGTCGTGCGCTGA
- a CDS encoding DUF4192 domain-containing protein encodes MTQQPRGFDVGRPASLIAALPAVLGFVPENSLTIVTLDGGEMGCVMRVDLSPGLLGNTTALAEVVAGSGHDGAVAVIVDEDGADHGELADDLAVSMSREGVDLLAVLAVDRIAADGRWFCVCGCGAHGVIDDPDCSPLAAEAVLGGRRLYRRRDELRAVVTTTDAARGERLGQVLRSARRGQLSAAAARRAIEAAMTLARAVATGQQPADADIVVVVGALRDPRVRDTLYALAVGDAAAAAETLWATLARLVPVPWRQEVLTLLAFSAYARGDGPLAGIALEEAVDIDPTHRMATMLDCALQSGMRPEQIRELALSGYRIAGQLGIRLPPRLTFGRRAG; translated from the coding sequence ATGACACAACAACCTCGCGGATTCGACGTCGGTCGGCCCGCATCGCTGATCGCCGCACTGCCGGCGGTCCTCGGCTTCGTCCCGGAGAACTCGCTGACCATCGTCACCCTCGACGGCGGCGAGATGGGCTGCGTCATGCGGGTCGACCTGTCGCCCGGTCTGCTCGGCAACACCACCGCGCTGGCCGAGGTGGTGGCCGGATCGGGTCATGACGGGGCCGTGGCCGTGATCGTCGACGAAGACGGAGCCGATCACGGGGAGCTTGCCGACGACCTCGCGGTGTCGATGTCGAGGGAAGGGGTCGATCTGCTGGCGGTGCTCGCCGTCGATCGGATTGCCGCCGACGGTCGATGGTTCTGTGTATGCGGATGTGGTGCGCACGGGGTGATCGATGACCCGGACTGTTCCCCGCTGGCGGCCGAGGCCGTGCTGGGTGGGCGCCGGCTCTATCGCCGTCGTGACGAGCTACGGGCCGTGGTCACCACGACCGACGCGGCGCGCGGTGAGCGGCTGGGTCAGGTGTTGCGATCGGCTCGGCGGGGCCAGCTCAGTGCCGCGGCGGCACGGCGGGCGATCGAGGCGGCCATGACGCTGGCCCGCGCAGTGGCGACAGGCCAGCAACCCGCCGATGCCGACATCGTCGTCGTGGTGGGAGCGCTGCGTGATCCTCGTGTCCGAGACACGCTCTACGCCCTGGCGGTCGGCGATGCCGCAGCCGCTGCCGAGACGCTGTGGGCGACGCTGGCGCGGTTGGTCCCGGTGCCATGGCGGCAGGAGGTACTGACGTTGCTCGCGTTCTCGGCCTACGCGCGCGGCGACGGCCCGCTGGCGGGGATTGCGCTGGAGGAGGCGGTCGATATCGATCCGACGCACCGGATGGCGACCATGCTCGACTGTGCGTTGCAGTCCGGGATGCGTCCCGAGCAGATTCGTGAGCTGGCGCTGTCCGGCTACCGGATCGCCGGGCAACTGGGCATCCGATTACCGCCGCGGCTGACCTTCGGCCGCCGCGCGGGTTAG
- a CDS encoding DUF3039 domain-containing protein, with protein MQTQTIERPDTDEHVDDGTDDDAPKVFHYVKKDKIAESAVMGTHVVALCGEVFPVTKAAKPGSPVCPDCKKIYEQLKK; from the coding sequence ATGCAGACCCAGACCATCGAACGGCCCGATACCGACGAGCACGTCGACGACGGGACCGATGACGACGCCCCCAAGGTCTTTCATTACGTCAAGAAGGACAAGATCGCCGAAAGTGCCGTCATGGGCACGCATGTCGTCGCACTGTGCGGCGAGGTCTTTCCGGTGACCAAGGCCGCCAAGCCCGGTTCACCGGTGTGCCCGGACTGCAAGAAGATCTACGAACAACTCAAGAAGTAG
- a CDS encoding DUF7455 domain-containing protein, translated as MNATLMSPELTRADRCDRCGAAARVRAKLPSGAELLFCQHHANEHEAKLIELAAVIEVSPVDA; from the coding sequence GTGAACGCAACCCTGATGAGTCCGGAACTGACCCGGGCAGATCGCTGCGACCGCTGCGGTGCCGCCGCACGCGTACGCGCCAAGCTGCCTTCCGGTGCCGAGCTGCTGTTCTGCCAGCATCACGCCAACGAGCACGAGGCGAAGCTGATCGAACTGGCCGCCGTGATCGAGGTCAGTCCGGTCGACGCATAG
- the ppgK gene encoding polyphosphate--glucose phosphotransferase yields MTDSPNTGFGVDVGGSGIKGGIVDLDTGTLIGDRIKVATPQPATPDAVAATVAAVVREFGWTGSLGVTYPGVVTNGVVRTAANVDKGWIGTDAAEVISNVLEGQHVTVLNDADAAGLAEAQYGAGKDNTGLIVLLTFGTGIGSAVIHNGLLLPNTEFGHLEVDGKEAEHRAASSVKERREWNYQRWTEEVTKVLVTIENAIWPDLFIAGGGISRKADRWIPMLKNRTPVVPAALRNSAGIVGAAMAAKGIHVQ; encoded by the coding sequence ATGACCGATTCGCCCAATACTGGCTTCGGCGTCGACGTCGGCGGCAGCGGCATCAAGGGAGGCATCGTCGACCTCGACACCGGAACCCTCATCGGCGACCGGATCAAAGTGGCCACCCCGCAGCCCGCCACCCCCGATGCCGTCGCGGCGACCGTGGCGGCCGTGGTCCGCGAGTTCGGCTGGACCGGGAGCCTGGGCGTCACCTATCCGGGCGTGGTGACCAACGGCGTCGTGCGCACCGCGGCCAACGTCGACAAGGGCTGGATCGGCACCGACGCCGCCGAGGTGATCAGCAATGTGCTGGAAGGCCAGCACGTGACCGTGCTCAACGACGCCGACGCCGCGGGCCTTGCCGAGGCGCAATACGGCGCAGGCAAGGACAACACCGGTCTGATCGTGCTGCTGACGTTCGGCACCGGCATCGGGTCGGCGGTGATCCACAACGGTCTGCTGCTCCCCAACACCGAGTTCGGCCACCTCGAGGTCGACGGCAAGGAAGCCGAGCATCGCGCGGCCTCCTCGGTCAAGGAACGCAGGGAATGGAACTACCAGCGTTGGACCGAGGAGGTGACCAAGGTGCTGGTGACCATCGAGAACGCGATCTGGCCCGACCTGTTCATCGCCGGCGGCGGAATCAGCCGCAAGGCCGACCGCTGGATCCCGATGCTCAAGAACCGCACCCCGGTGGTCCCCGCCGCGCTGCGCAACTCGGCGGGAATCGTCGGCGCGGCGATGGCCGCCAAGGGCATTCACGTGCAATAA